A region from the candidate division KSB1 bacterium genome encodes:
- a CDS encoding L-lactate dehydrogenase: MEQKLTLKICIVGAGQVGSTFAYALLIRGLASEIVLIDINRDLAEGQAQDLSHGLPYVHPTRIYAGTYADCADADIVVITAGAAQKPGESRLDLTHRNVEIFRGMIPEIAQYNRHAIFIIVSNPVDVLTYATIKFSGFAPNRVIGTGTTLDSARFRFLLSQHCGVDPRNVHAYIIGEHGDSEVPVWSLVHISGVQLDQFCKKCTRGCSMEMKQRIFEEVRTAAYHLIEKKGATYHAIGLATLTMVESIVRDQKSILTISSYLENYLGLSDVCLSVPTIVSRQGVVSQIELPLSSEELDGLHRSAQVINSVLRQVALKSG; encoded by the coding sequence ATGGAGCAAAAATTAACATTAAAGATTTGTATCGTTGGCGCGGGACAGGTAGGATCAACTTTTGCGTACGCGCTTTTAATCAGGGGATTGGCATCGGAGATCGTATTAATTGATATCAATCGGGATCTGGCTGAAGGACAGGCACAGGATTTAAGTCATGGTCTCCCGTATGTTCATCCGACTCGGATTTATGCTGGCACTTATGCAGATTGCGCTGATGCCGATATTGTAGTTATCACCGCAGGTGCGGCTCAGAAACCAGGCGAATCCCGACTGGATTTGACCCACCGGAACGTTGAAATTTTTCGAGGCATGATCCCTGAAATCGCACAATACAACCGCCACGCCATTTTTATCATTGTCTCTAATCCAGTCGATGTGCTCACCTACGCGACGATCAAATTTTCTGGCTTTGCGCCCAACCGTGTTATCGGAACGGGAACCACATTAGACAGCGCGCGATTTCGATTTCTATTGAGCCAGCACTGCGGTGTGGACCCGCGCAATGTTCATGCTTATATCATTGGGGAGCATGGCGATAGCGAGGTACCAGTCTGGAGCCTCGTACACATCAGCGGCGTTCAACTGGATCAGTTCTGCAAGAAATGTACGCGCGGTTGTTCGATGGAGATGAAACAGCGGATTTTTGAGGAAGTTCGAACGGCTGCCTATCACCTGATCGAGAAAAAAGGAGCTACCTACCACGCCATTGGGCTGGCGACGCTAACCATGGTCGAAAGCATCGTAAGAGATCAAAAAAGTATCCTGACCATCTCAAGTTATTTGGAGAATTATCTTGGCCTCTCCGACGTTTGCCTCAGTGTGCCAACAATCGTCAGCCGCCAGGGTGTTGTGTCTCAGATCGAATTGCCATTGTCCAGCGAAGAGCTGGATGGATTGCATCGCTCTGCTCAAGTGATCAATTCAGTATTGCGGCAAGTCGCGTTAAAATCAGGGTGA
- a CDS encoding 2-hydroxyacyl-CoA dehydratase family protein: MANQRAEDHAAQERLKIKSTGLMKKIMKRYYFQAKMAHWLRKKVAWITSGGPVEPLLAMNVIPIYPENHGAMIGATKMGGALCETSEAMGYSRDLCSYARADIACSIVKGGPIGGLPRPDFLVCCNNICGTVIKWYEIQARFYQVPLFIFDTPFNHAEMSPAAKRYVQRQMQEYIEFLERVCRKKFNEAKFQEVGLRSIQAQRLWQQVLDCCAHQPAPMSAFDAFFHLALIVTLRGTKVVIDYYSQLLDEMRQRIEQNISAVPNEKVRLLWDNIPIWYRTRWLSDKFSQHNACLVADTYTSAWSGVVHLIDENHLLDSMAVAYSSIHLNVSIDQMFQKIAALAQKYHVDGVVMHSNRSCKPYSFGQYDLQNMITQRLNLPVLIIEADMADERNFSESQIETRIDAFMEIFE; encoded by the coding sequence ATGGCAAATCAGAGAGCAGAAGACCATGCAGCACAGGAGCGGCTCAAGATCAAATCCACTGGTTTGATGAAAAAGATCATGAAGCGCTATTATTTCCAAGCCAAGATGGCGCACTGGCTAAGAAAGAAGGTCGCATGGATCACTAGCGGGGGACCGGTGGAGCCGTTGCTCGCGATGAATGTAATTCCAATATACCCTGAGAATCATGGCGCAATGATCGGTGCCACGAAGATGGGAGGAGCCCTGTGCGAAACATCCGAAGCCATGGGGTATTCGCGCGATCTATGTTCGTATGCGCGCGCAGACATCGCTTGCTCAATTGTAAAAGGTGGACCGATTGGTGGTCTGCCGCGACCAGACTTTCTGGTTTGCTGCAACAATATTTGCGGCACTGTGATCAAGTGGTATGAAATTCAAGCGCGCTTTTACCAAGTGCCGCTTTTCATTTTTGATACGCCATTCAATCATGCAGAGATGTCGCCAGCAGCAAAACGATATGTCCAGCGACAAATGCAAGAATATATCGAATTCTTGGAACGGGTATGTCGCAAGAAATTCAACGAGGCCAAGTTCCAGGAAGTGGGATTGCGATCCATCCAGGCGCAACGGCTTTGGCAGCAGGTTCTGGATTGTTGCGCCCACCAACCAGCGCCTATGAGCGCATTTGATGCCTTCTTTCATCTCGCCCTCATCGTCACCCTCAGGGGCACCAAAGTCGTTATCGACTATTATTCTCAACTCCTCGACGAGATGAGGCAACGGATCGAGCAAAACATCAGCGCGGTCCCTAATGAGAAGGTACGGCTGCTATGGGACAATATCCCCATCTGGTATCGGACGCGTTGGTTATCAGATAAATTTTCCCAGCATAATGCCTGTTTAGTGGCTGACACCTATACCTCGGCCTGGAGCGGCGTGGTTCATCTCATTGATGAAAATCATCTGCTGGATTCCATGGCCGTGGCCTATTCTAGCATTCACCTTAATGTTTCCATCGATCAAATGTTCCAAAAGATTGCCGCTTTAGCTCAGAAATACCATGTCGATGGAGTCGTAATGCACTCCAATCGAAGCTGCAAACCTTACTCCTTCGGACAATATGACCTCCAAAATATGATCACCCAGCGATTGAACTTGCCTGTACTCATCATTGAAGCAGATATGGCGGATGAACGGAATTTTAGCGAGAGTCAAATCGAAACCCGAATCGATGCCTTTATGGAGATTTTTGAATAG
- a CDS encoding DUF362 domain-containing protein — MSEKMTRRDFMRGTAAAAMGIALGIPLNQAKKARVVLVRHQLAVDENSQVNKEIIAKMLDDAVMALTQQTDPLAGWKKLIDPSDVVGIKTNVWRFLPTPAELEAAIKQRLQDVGVAAENIAFNDRGVRNDPVFQRATALINTRPLRTHYWAGIGGCIKNLITFGERWPDYHPDSCADLGLLLKLPQVQGKIRLNILCALTPQFHGRGPHHFDQRYVWRYNGLIVSTDAVAADAVGLKLIQAKRLEHFGQEIELETTPKHIRLAGEKHKVGVSDWNQIELIKLGWNDGILI; from the coding sequence ATGAGCGAGAAAATGACGCGCAGAGATTTCATGCGAGGGACAGCCGCGGCGGCGATGGGAATAGCGCTGGGAATTCCATTGAACCAGGCGAAAAAAGCCAGGGTTGTCCTAGTGCGCCACCAATTAGCTGTTGATGAAAATTCCCAGGTCAATAAAGAAATAATTGCCAAGATGCTGGATGATGCAGTCATGGCATTAACACAGCAAACCGACCCACTGGCCGGCTGGAAGAAACTGATCGATCCGAGCGATGTCGTCGGCATAAAGACCAATGTGTGGCGCTTTCTGCCCACGCCGGCGGAACTGGAAGCTGCCATCAAGCAAAGGTTGCAGGATGTGGGCGTGGCAGCGGAGAACATCGCATTTAATGATCGCGGGGTGAGAAACGATCCTGTATTTCAGCGGGCGACTGCCTTGATCAACACTCGGCCATTGCGAACCCATTATTGGGCGGGTATTGGTGGTTGCATTAAAAATCTGATCACTTTTGGGGAACGCTGGCCTGACTATCACCCTGATAGTTGCGCCGATCTCGGATTGCTGTTGAAATTGCCCCAGGTTCAGGGCAAAATCCGATTGAACATCTTATGCGCCCTCACCCCTCAGTTCCACGGTCGCGGCCCGCATCATTTCGATCAGAGGTACGTATGGCGCTACAATGGCCTAATCGTCAGCACCGATGCCGTTGCGGCCGATGCTGTTGGATTGAAATTGATCCAAGCGAAAAGATTGGAGCATTTCGGCCAAGAAATCGAGCTGGAAACCACTCCGAAGCACATCCGTCTCGCTGGCGAAAAGCATAAAGTTGGGGTGAGCGATTGGAACCAGATTGAGCTCATCAAGCTTGGCTGGAATGATGGGATCTTAATTTAG
- a CDS encoding long-chain fatty acid--CoA ligase — MEAKNLVEMLWEVVAKHGAKTSLMYKVAGKYEGFSYQELGERVKNFALGLASLGVTAGDRIAVMSENRPEWAIADFGILSLGATNVPIYPTITPQQVEYILKDSGSRMIIVSTAELQQKVLTIVHNLPALQKIIYMDQNSAQHEMMIPFQQLYQLGKEFEAKQPGYYEAAIKKITPDDLCGIIYTSGTTGAPKGVMLSHNNLLSNVKAALEVIKADETDTFLSFLPLCHSFERMAGHFTAIGAGATIAYAESVDTVAQNLMEVKPTLMTSVPRLFEKIYARVIENAEAGSPLKKKIFWWAIKTGEKFVEAKAKGKVSGLLQFKHNLANKLVFSKLKERVGGRLRFFVSGGAPLPKEIAEFFYKAGILILEGYGLTETSPVIAVNREDNFKFGSVGPAIPGVEVKIAEDGEVLTRGPHVMKGYYKNPEATAETIDPDGWLHTGDIGLLDEDGFLYITDRKKNIIVTSGGKNITPATIENLLVTSPYIEQVMVVGDRRNYLTALIVPKFEAIKKYAEVNGISYSDIEDLVKHPKIYALVEADVQNLTKDLARFEQIKKFTLMPKEFTIADDELTPTLKIKRKVVAQKYADIIDKMYQD; from the coding sequence ATGGAAGCAAAAAATTTGGTTGAGATGTTATGGGAGGTGGTGGCGAAACACGGGGCAAAAACTTCGTTGATGTATAAAGTGGCAGGAAAATATGAGGGCTTTTCCTACCAGGAACTCGGGGAGCGCGTAAAAAATTTTGCATTGGGATTAGCTTCTCTTGGGGTAACGGCAGGGGATCGGATCGCCGTCATGTCTGAAAACCGTCCCGAATGGGCAATCGCTGATTTTGGCATCTTATCCCTGGGCGCAACCAATGTCCCCATCTATCCTACCATTACACCGCAACAGGTGGAATATATCCTCAAGGATTCTGGTTCAAGAATGATCATAGTATCCACGGCAGAGCTGCAGCAAAAAGTCCTCACCATAGTTCACAATTTGCCAGCGCTGCAAAAGATCATTTACATGGACCAAAATAGCGCTCAGCATGAAATGATGATCCCGTTTCAGCAACTTTATCAACTGGGAAAGGAGTTTGAGGCAAAGCAACCTGGCTACTATGAAGCAGCGATCAAAAAAATTACCCCAGATGATCTTTGTGGCATTATTTATACATCAGGAACAACCGGGGCGCCTAAGGGTGTGATGTTGAGCCACAATAATTTGCTTTCTAATGTGAAAGCCGCTCTCGAAGTCATTAAGGCGGATGAGACCGATACTTTCCTGTCGTTCTTGCCGCTATGTCACTCCTTCGAACGAATGGCGGGCCATTTTACAGCGATCGGCGCTGGCGCTACAATCGCTTATGCCGAGAGTGTCGATACCGTCGCGCAAAATCTGATGGAGGTCAAGCCGACCCTGATGACCAGCGTGCCGAGGTTGTTCGAGAAGATTTATGCCCGCGTAATTGAAAATGCCGAAGCCGGCTCACCACTCAAAAAGAAGATCTTTTGGTGGGCGATCAAAACAGGTGAAAAGTTTGTCGAGGCCAAAGCCAAAGGCAAAGTATCTGGCTTGCTCCAATTCAAACATAATCTGGCCAATAAGCTGGTTTTCAGCAAATTGAAGGAGCGAGTAGGAGGGAGGCTGCGTTTCTTCGTTTCCGGAGGAGCCCCGCTTCCAAAAGAGATTGCAGAATTCTTTTATAAAGCTGGCATTCTGATCTTGGAAGGCTATGGTCTAACAGAAACCTCACCAGTCATTGCGGTCAACCGTGAGGACAATTTTAAATTTGGCTCCGTGGGTCCTGCAATCCCTGGAGTCGAAGTCAAGATCGCCGAGGATGGTGAGGTGCTTACCCGTGGTCCCCATGTCATGAAAGGCTATTATAAAAATCCCGAGGCCACGGCCGAAACCATCGATCCCGATGGCTGGCTCCACACCGGCGATATCGGCCTATTGGATGAAGACGGCTTCCTTTACATCACCGACCGCAAGAAGAACATCATCGTGACCTCGGGCGGCAAGAATATTACCCCTGCCACGATCGAAAATCTATTGGTCACCAGCCCTTATATCGAACAAGTGATGGTAGTGGGAGACCGACGCAATTACCTCACGGCGCTTATTGTTCCCAAATTCGAGGCGATCAAAAAGTACGCCGAGGTCAATGGGATCAGCTATTCGGACATCGAAGACTTGGTCAAGCATCCCAAAATTTATGCTCTGGTTGAGGCGGATGTTCAAAATCTCACTAAAGACCTGGCGCGGTTCGAACAGATCAAGAAGTTCACCCTTATGCCGAAAGAGTTCACCATCGCCGATGATGAATTGACACCGACATTGAAGATCAAGCGCAAGGTCGTGGCTCAGAAATACGCGGATATCATCGATAAAATGTATCAGGATTAG
- a CDS encoding CoA-binding protein, translating into MTDLEKMMQFWKKRHLALFGFSRNPARVSRQVYDLLISNGYHIYPINPNANQIDSIKCYRSLDEIHQELEGAIIITNPTISLEVVKQCHQRGIKEFWFQLNTMDDAVREYLNKNGLSYFYNCILMNPHLLRSASSIQRAT; encoded by the coding sequence ATGACTGATCTCGAAAAAATGATGCAATTCTGGAAAAAAAGGCATTTGGCGCTGTTTGGCTTTTCTCGAAATCCAGCCCGTGTGAGCCGTCAAGTCTATGACTTGCTGATCAGTAACGGATACCATATCTATCCCATCAATCCGAATGCTAATCAGATCGACTCCATCAAATGCTATCGCTCGTTGGATGAGATCCACCAAGAGTTGGAAGGAGCGATCATTATCACTAATCCCACTATTTCCCTCGAAGTGGTCAAGCAATGCCATCAACGAGGCATAAAAGAATTCTGGTTTCAATTAAACACCATGGACGATGCGGTCAGAGAATATTTGAATAAAAATGGGCTCAGTTATTTTTACAACTGTATTCTGATGAATCCGCACCTGTTGAGGAGCGCCAGCTCCATTCAGCGCGCTACATAG
- a CDS encoding response regulator transcription factor has protein sequence MSAKIFIIEDDSDICEILSYNLKQEDFDVQVFNDGKKGVEAILASPPDLVLLDLMLPGKSGMEVMRSIRNEEATANLPIIMITARSEEMDILHGLEQGADDYITKPFRIKEVIARVKALLRRHLRDEDKVYQYGDLVVNFSKHQVTINDQLVDLTPKEFLMLKALIQANGRVLSRDKLLDQVWGFDYYGDPRTVDVHVRRLRQKLGQWADFVETVKGFGYRIKVD, from the coding sequence ATGAGTGCAAAAATATTTATCATCGAAGATGATTCAGATATCTGCGAGATCCTGAGTTACAATTTGAAGCAAGAGGACTTTGATGTTCAGGTTTTTAACGATGGCAAAAAAGGGGTGGAGGCCATTCTTGCTTCGCCGCCAGATTTGGTGTTGCTTGATTTAATGTTGCCAGGAAAAAGTGGCATGGAAGTGATGCGATCGATTCGCAATGAGGAGGCCACTGCCAATCTGCCGATCATTATGATCACCGCACGGTCTGAGGAGATGGACATCCTGCATGGCCTGGAACAAGGCGCTGATGATTATATCACCAAGCCATTTCGGATCAAAGAGGTCATCGCCCGGGTAAAAGCGCTATTGCGCCGGCATCTTCGCGATGAAGATAAAGTCTATCAATATGGCGATCTCGTGGTGAATTTTTCCAAGCATCAAGTGACAATTAACGATCAACTTGTCGACTTAACGCCCAAGGAGTTCCTCATGCTGAAGGCGCTCATCCAGGCCAATGGCCGGGTGCTGTCGCGAGATAAACTATTGGATCAGGTATGGGGATTCGACTATTACGGAGATCCCCGCACCGTGGATGTCCACGTGCGCCGGCTGCGCCAAAAATTGGGTCAATGGGCTGATTTTGTGGAGACTGTGAAGGGATTCGGATATCGGATCAAGGTGGATTAA
- a CDS encoding DUF2961 domain-containing protein has protein sequence MQFNGLNLHLGNLSRLSHAQTRSISAENFTGAKGKGGMATVGALAHAARDLGQGWKVSPCINLEPNSTVTLADIKGPGAIQHIWMTVSPKEWRRIVLRFYWDDEPTPSIEVPIGDFFCNGWCLPCLVNSLAVAANPVGGFNCYWEMPFRKSAKITVESLSEEKIEGFFYQITYTLTDVPEDVGYFHAQWRRNNPLPYKQVHTLLDGVNGQGHYVGTYMAWGVNNNGWWGEGEIKFYLDGDKDFPTICGTGTEDYFGGAWGFVFPEGQYCEFSAAYSGMPQVIRPDGFTRANTRFGLYRWHIMDPIRFEQDLRVTIQALGWRTQMGKQPARYLPLQDDISSVAFWYQAEPHAPFPKLPDRDYLEVI, from the coding sequence ATGCAATTCAATGGATTAAATTTGCATCTGGGTAATTTATCACGACTCTCGCACGCGCAGACGCGGTCTATCAGTGCAGAAAATTTTACTGGTGCGAAGGGAAAAGGCGGGATGGCGACCGTTGGTGCCCTAGCTCATGCGGCTCGCGATCTGGGACAGGGCTGGAAAGTTTCGCCTTGTATTAATCTGGAGCCCAATAGCACGGTTACGCTGGCGGACATCAAAGGTCCCGGTGCAATCCAACATATTTGGATGACGGTAAGCCCAAAAGAATGGCGGCGAATCGTGCTTCGATTTTACTGGGATGACGAGCCAACTCCTTCCATCGAGGTCCCGATTGGGGATTTCTTCTGCAACGGTTGGTGCTTGCCCTGTTTGGTCAATTCGTTGGCTGTCGCTGCGAATCCTGTGGGGGGATTTAATTGCTATTGGGAAATGCCGTTCCGAAAATCTGCCAAAATCACAGTTGAAAGCCTCAGCGAAGAAAAAATTGAAGGTTTCTTCTACCAAATTACATATACATTGACCGATGTCCCTGAAGATGTCGGCTATTTTCACGCCCAATGGCGGAGAAACAATCCACTGCCTTATAAGCAAGTGCATACATTGCTGGACGGCGTGAATGGTCAGGGTCATTATGTTGGCACCTATATGGCCTGGGGCGTTAATAATAATGGCTGGTGGGGCGAAGGAGAGATCAAATTCTATCTCGATGGGGATAAAGATTTCCCGACGATCTGCGGCACTGGCACAGAAGACTATTTTGGCGGGGCCTGGGGATTTGTCTTCCCTGAGGGACAATACTGTGAGTTTTCTGCTGCATATTCTGGCATGCCCCAGGTGATTCGTCCTGATGGCTTTACCCGTGCCAATACCCGTTTCGGTCTTTATCGCTGGCATATCATGGATCCCATCCGCTTTGAACAAGACCTTCGCGTAACAATCCAAGCTTTGGGTTGGCGGACTCAGATGGGTAAACAACCCGCGCGGTATCTCCCGCTGCAAGATGATATCTCCTCTGTCGCCTTCTGGTATCAAGCTGAACCTCATGCTCCATTTCCCAAGCTTCCAGATCGGGATTATTTGGAAGTCATCTAA
- a CDS encoding 2-hydroxyacyl-CoA dehydratase family protein, which yields MKQLQIFEQVIDRPSEYCWLLKTQTHRKIIGYLCSYTPEEIIHASGALPFRIFGHADSTIRADAHLQAYCCSLARMALEQVLSRGLDFLDGTVFSHTCDTMQRLSDIWRLNSGLALHFDVVLPSKLNSESAFRYLVDVCYQFKKDLEAAFRLKITDEQLSESIHLYNLIRQGLQELYHVRSQHPGAISGKEMDLIMRAAMRMDREEFYQRIMDVMDHLKREASMKCAQNFKRLILVGGVCDQPNLYGAVEQAGAAVVWDDLCVGSRYFQGLIDENADPIEAIAKRYFERVICPAKYRDPNFRGEYLARIAREKNIHGAIFVMLKFCDPHAFDYPFLKDHLDQVGIPSLRLEIEDPQLAIGQLQTRIEAFVEML from the coding sequence ATGAAGCAACTCCAAATTTTTGAGCAGGTGATCGATAGACCTTCCGAATATTGTTGGCTACTGAAAACTCAAACCCACCGAAAAATCATCGGATATCTGTGCTCCTATACTCCAGAAGAGATCATTCACGCTTCAGGCGCATTGCCTTTCCGAATTTTCGGTCATGCTGATTCTACCATTCGCGCTGACGCCCACTTGCAAGCCTATTGTTGTTCATTGGCTCGCATGGCACTGGAACAAGTTCTATCCAGAGGATTGGATTTTCTTGATGGAACCGTATTTTCCCACACCTGCGATACCATGCAGCGGCTATCTGATATTTGGCGGCTCAATTCGGGATTGGCGCTGCATTTCGATGTCGTCCTGCCGTCGAAGTTGAATTCCGAGAGCGCGTTTCGCTACCTGGTCGATGTCTGTTATCAGTTTAAGAAAGATCTGGAAGCGGCATTCCGCCTCAAAATCACCGATGAACAGCTTAGCGAGAGTATCCATCTTTATAATTTGATTCGCCAAGGCCTGCAAGAACTGTATCACGTGAGAAGCCAGCATCCAGGGGCGATCAGTGGCAAGGAGATGGACCTAATCATGCGGGCTGCAATGCGCATGGATCGAGAGGAATTCTATCAGCGGATTATGGACGTTATGGATCATTTAAAGCGCGAAGCCTCGATGAAATGTGCTCAAAATTTTAAAAGGCTGATACTGGTTGGAGGTGTTTGCGATCAACCGAATCTTTATGGAGCTGTGGAGCAAGCTGGAGCTGCCGTCGTTTGGGATGATCTTTGCGTTGGCAGCCGATATTTTCAAGGCCTGATCGATGAGAATGCCGATCCTATTGAGGCGATCGCTAAACGATATTTCGAACGGGTCATTTGTCCCGCCAAATATCGCGACCCCAATTTTCGGGGGGAATATCTGGCGAGGATTGCCAGAGAAAAAAATATCCACGGGGCGATATTTGTTATGCTTAAATTCTGTGATCCTCACGCGTTCGATTATCCGTTTCTGAAGGATCATTTGGACCAGGTTGGTATACCCAGTTTGCGCCTTGAGATCGAAGACCCGCAGCTTGCGATTGGGCAGCTACAGACCAGGATAGAGGCATTCGTCGAGATGTTGTGA
- a CDS encoding patatin-like phospholipase family protein has translation MARHAVWVAIFTTLLMGGTIGMSHGQEPKDRPKIGLALSGGGAKGLAHIGVLKVLEQAGFPIDYIAGTSMGSVVGALYAIGYRADELKRIALSTNWEDLLTDEVSRRYVAMEEKIWDGRYIGSFPISNRGLQLPSGLIAGQKISKYFARLTWSAHHINDFRQLPIPFICVATDIATGEAVPIDSGFLPDAIRASMAIPTVFTPVKLHDRLLVDGGLVRNLPAEDVKRLGADIIIGVDVSFTLIPEDQIKSFLDIITQSLSFVEAQSRERQRALCHILIQPDISELSMFSFNKAEEIIRRGEVAAEAMLPIIRALMDSLNIPPNPPITFLPPQVDSIYIKTLKITGLKDVSRRLVLAELNFQPPGWITAQGLDEAIDRLYSSRFFERVTYKLIPSDQGNDLVIRVTEKSTHLFRFGLRYDSYFKAALILNTTFRNLAEHGSNLILDLKLGDQSMIDIQYFIHTGLRQRFGLHANANHSIEDFDIYEQKQRTSNIRATTVKGELVLGSIFSTIAIVGFGMRGEYIHLTPRIGSEGLDSRDFRLLSLYSLIWMDTFNHAVFPTRGQSLKLTGLLADRRAGSNVDMNRLHFDYKLVHPVHRRASLLLRCQLGAVFGENIPLNYKFYLGGADSFDGLKYQERSGDYLQAIQAGVQFEFMPKRFLQLRASLGNTSDRWNNLLINRSAIAGFGTSIGAITPIGPIELTVMGGSWHRLLVYFNLGYKF, from the coding sequence ATGGCGAGGCACGCAGTTTGGGTTGCGATATTTACAACCTTGCTGATGGGAGGGACGATCGGAATGAGCCATGGTCAGGAACCGAAAGATCGTCCCAAAATTGGACTAGCGCTGAGCGGAGGGGGCGCTAAAGGTCTAGCGCATATCGGCGTCTTGAAGGTATTAGAGCAAGCTGGTTTTCCGATCGATTACATTGCTGGCACCAGCATGGGCAGCGTTGTCGGGGCGCTTTATGCCATCGGCTATCGCGCTGATGAACTGAAGCGGATCGCGCTCAGCACCAATTGGGAAGACCTGTTAACCGATGAAGTCTCCAGACGCTATGTAGCGATGGAGGAGAAGATCTGGGATGGTCGCTATATTGGATCGTTTCCGATCAGCAACCGCGGGCTCCAATTGCCATCGGGATTGATTGCTGGGCAAAAGATCTCCAAATATTTTGCTCGGCTTACTTGGTCGGCTCATCATATCAATGATTTCAGACAATTGCCCATCCCTTTCATCTGTGTTGCTACTGATATTGCAACGGGCGAAGCGGTTCCGATCGATAGCGGCTTTTTGCCAGATGCCATTCGTGCGAGTATGGCGATCCCTACTGTTTTCACACCTGTGAAATTGCATGATCGCCTCTTGGTAGACGGTGGATTAGTGCGAAACTTGCCAGCCGAGGACGTAAAACGATTGGGGGCGGACATCATTATAGGCGTTGATGTCAGTTTTACTTTGATCCCGGAAGATCAGATCAAATCGTTTTTGGATATTATCACCCAGTCATTGAGTTTCGTCGAGGCACAATCTCGGGAGCGACAGCGGGCACTATGTCACATTCTTATCCAGCCAGATATTTCAGAACTCTCGATGTTCAGCTTCAATAAAGCGGAAGAGATCATTCGCCGAGGAGAAGTGGCTGCCGAAGCAATGCTCCCTATAATTCGGGCATTGATGGACTCACTGAATATCCCCCCAAACCCACCGATTACGTTTCTGCCCCCTCAGGTGGATTCGATTTACATCAAAACCTTAAAGATCACTGGCCTGAAAGATGTCTCGCGGCGATTGGTTTTAGCCGAACTGAACTTCCAACCCCCCGGCTGGATTACAGCCCAAGGGCTGGATGAAGCGATCGACCGCTTGTATAGCTCCCGTTTTTTTGAGCGGGTCACATATAAACTGATCCCCAGCGACCAGGGGAACGATTTGGTGATCCGGGTGACCGAAAAAAGCACGCATCTATTTCGATTCGGACTGAGATACGATAGCTATTTCAAGGCCGCTTTGATATTAAACACCACTTTCCGCAACCTGGCTGAGCATGGATCAAATCTGATCCTTGACCTCAAGTTAGGCGATCAATCCATGATCGACATCCAATATTTTATCCACACTGGGCTACGACAACGCTTCGGCCTTCATGCGAACGCCAACCATTCCATTGAGGATTTTGACATCTATGAACAAAAGCAGCGGACGTCAAACATTCGGGCGACGACCGTTAAAGGCGAATTGGTCTTGGGAAGCATATTTTCAACTATTGCAATCGTAGGGTTCGGGATGAGAGGAGAGTATATTCATTTGACACCGCGAATCGGCAGCGAGGGTCTCGACTCAAGAGATTTTCGCCTGCTTTCGCTATATAGCCTCATCTGGATGGACACATTCAACCATGCGGTGTTTCCAACGCGCGGTCAATCGCTCAAACTTACAGGGTTGCTGGCCGATCGAAGGGCCGGTAGCAATGTCGACATGAACCGTTTGCACTTTGATTATAAATTAGTTCATCCTGTTCACCGTCGCGCTTCGCTGCTATTGAGATGCCAACTCGGAGCAGTGTTTGGAGAAAATATCCCATTGAACTACAAATTCTATCTCGGCGGCGCCGATTCCTTCGATGGACTCAAATATCAAGAACGCAGTGGGGATTATCTGCAAGCTATCCAGGCTGGTGTTCAATTCGAATTCATGCCAAAACGATTTCTCCAGCTTCGAGCAAGTCTTGGGAATACCTCAGACCGATGGAACAATCTACTTATTAACCGTTCCGCTATTGCTGGATTTGGAACCAGCATTGGAGCGATTACTCCCATCGGACCAATCGAATTGACGGTGATGGGCGGAAGCTGGCATCGATTGCTGGTCTATTTCAACCTTGGTTATAAATTTTAA